The proteins below come from a single Malus sylvestris chromosome 3, drMalSylv7.2, whole genome shotgun sequence genomic window:
- the LOC126614490 gene encoding nascent polypeptide-associated complex subunit alpha-like protein, producing the protein MTAQTQEELLAAQLEQQKVHDDEPIVEDEDDDDDDDDEDDDHDDDVEGQGDGSGRSKQSRSEKKSRKAMLKLGMKAIPGVSRVTVKKSKNILFVISKPDVFKSPASDTYVIFGEAKIEDLSSQLQTQAAEQFKAPNLNTVTAKPEPSTLAQDDEDVDETGVEPKDIELVMTQAGVSRSRAVKALKAANGDIVSAIMELTN; encoded by the exons ATGACTGCCCAAACTCAAGAAGAGCTCCTTGCTGCCCAGCTCGAACAGCAAAAAGTTcat GATGATGAGCCGATAGTCGAGGACGaagatgatgacgatgatgatgatgatgaagatgacgACCATGATGACGATGTTGAAG GACAAGGAGATGGAAGTGGTAGGTCTAAGCAGAGCAGAAGTGAGAAGAAGAGTCGCAAGGCGATGTTGAAACTTGGAATGAAAGCAATTCCAGGTGTCAGCCGTGTGACTGTCAAGAAGAGCAAGAAT ATTCTGTTTGTCATCTCAAAGCCAGATGTCTTTAAGAGCCCCGCTTCCGATACATATGTCATTTTTGGGGAAGCAAAGATTGAGGACTTGAGCTCACAACTTCAAACTCAGGCCGCGGAGCAGTTCAAGGCTCCTAACCTAAATACCGTGACAGCAAAGCCTGAGCCATCAACTTTGGCTCAAGACGATGAAGATGTGGACGAAACTGGTGTAGAACCCAAGGACATCGAGTTGGTGATGACTCAAGCTGGGGTTTCAAGATCAAGAGCAGTTAAGGCACTCAAAGCAGCAAATGGTGACATTGTTTCTGCCATCATGGAATTAACAAACTGA